A window of Cryptomeria japonica chromosome 3, Sugi_1.0, whole genome shotgun sequence contains these coding sequences:
- the LOC131046015 gene encoding probable pectin methylesterase CGR3 produces MSRRPVNPISRRFAESAVTPSGSPSHQKARSSPILSLGLVVLGAFLLLGYSYSGSGSTNKGYSREDRTREALSNEEDMSCGSEIIKALPILREVYGENAHKVLHVGPESCAVTSKLLKEEDIEAWGIDPFDIIPPLDNSCKSLIRKGIVRVADIKFPLPYKAQSFSIVLVSDAPDSLSPKYLNKTLPDLARVSIDGLVMFVGQPGHRSSTKTAQIIQQSVGRPPKLRGRAWWQRSFEAMGLQENESMSKKFEELKMKRSYNFNCQIFHLSSDLSL; encoded by the exons ATGTCTCGGAGGCCAGTAAATCCAATTTCTAGACGTTTTGCTGAGAGTGCAGTTACACCATCAGGCAGTCCTTCTCACCAGAAGGCTCGATCATCACCTATACTTTCACTTGGCTTGGTCGTTCTG GGTGCGTTTCTTCTTCTGGGTTACTCATACAGTGGTTCAG GCTCGACAAACAAAGGATATTCTAGGGAGGACAGAACTAGAGAGGCTTTGAGTAATG AAGAAGATATGTCCTGTGGTTCAGAAATCATAAAGGCTTTACCAATCCTGCGAGAAGTTTATGGTGAGAATGCACACAAGGTGCTGCACGTAGGTCCTGAATCATGTGCTGTCACATCCAAACTGTTGAAGGAAGAGGACATTGAAGCTTGGGGCATTGATCCATTTGATATAATACCCCCACTAGACAATTCCTGCAAAAGTTTGATTCGCAAAGGTATTGTTCGGGTGGCTGATATCAAGTTTCCACTACCTTATAAAGCACAATCATTCTCCATTGTTCTTGTTTCGGATGCTCCTGACAGCTTGTCTCCAAAATACCTGAATAAGACACTTCCAGATCTTGCAAGAGTCTCAATAGATGGACTTGTTATGTTTGTTG GCCAACCAGGTCATCGATCTTCAACAAAAACAGCCCAAATTATTCAACAGAGCGTTGGGAGGCCT cCAAAGTTGCGAGGTAGAGCTTGGTGGCAAAGGTCCTTTGAAGCTATGGGTTTGCAGGAAAACGAAAGTATGTCTAAAAAGTTCGAGGAACTCAAGATGAAAAGGTCGTACAATTTTAACTGCCAAATATTTCACCTGAGCTCCGATCTTTCACTCTGA